The sequence ACCTACTATCTCAGATGAAACACCGTAATCCCTCGCATTTATTTCCACAATCCTTGCAGCTTCCCTTTTAAATGCCCGAAGACCTGATTGAGAGTCTTTAACATTTATGCCATAAAATATTCGGGTTATAATATTCATGACTGTGTTTCCGAATTTCTTGGAGTCTGGCATGTGGTTGAAGTCCCTAACACCAATGACAACATCTGCTTCACCATCCCTGATGGGTTGGCACACCTTCATTATATCATCTGGATCGTGCTGGCCGTCTGCATCGAAGGTGACTACGATCTCAGCATCATGGCGGAGTGCTGCTTCTATCCCTGTTCTCAGAGCCCCTCCAAGTCCCCTGTTAAGA is a genomic window of Methanobacterium congolense containing:
- a CDS encoding glycosyltransferase family 2 protein, whose translation is MSIFVVMPAYNEESTIAGVIEELFNRGFNLVVVDDGSTDETYKVAENAGKVHENQFHLYKHLLNRGLGGALRTGIEAALRHDAEIVVTFDADGQHDPDDIMKVCQPIRDGEADVVIGVRDFNHMPDSKKFGNTVMNIITRIFYGINVKDSQSGLRAFKREAARIVEINARDYGVSSEIVGEIRRHKLRLKEVPMKTIYTDYSMKKGTNLNVGLRILAKLIMNIFK